The nucleotide window GATGCCCGGGTGTGCGTACGTGCTGCCGTCTTCCAGCTTCAGGCGCACCTGGGCCTTGCCGGCGCCTTCCAGCTTCAGGCTGCCGCTGGCGATATCGCGCCGCAGCGCCAGCCCCTCGGCACTCGATTGCTGCAGGTCGACATACATGGGATCGAGCTGCTGGATCGTGGTCAGCAGCGTGGCGGACCCGGCCTGCACGTAGGCGCCCTGGGTCACCTGCGATACGCTGCTGCGCCCGGCGATAGGCGCGGTCACGCTCGTATAGCCGAGGTTGATGCGCGCCGTGGTCACGGCCGCTTCCGCCGCGGCCACGTCGGCGGCGGCCTGCAACTGCGCCGCCTCGGCATTGTCGAACGCCTGCTTGCTGACGGCATTCCCGCCGACCAGCACCTTGTAGCGTTCCAGTTGCGACGTGCTGCTGACCAGGTTCGCCCGGGCCCGCTGCAGCGTGGCCTGTGCGCTCGACAGCGCGGCCCGGTACGGCGCGGGATCGATCAGGTACAGCGGGTCGCCCTTGCGCACGTCCGCCCCTTCGGTGAAGCGGCGGTCCTGCACGATGCCGTCGACCCGGGCGCGCACTTCGGCCAGCAGGAACGGCGCCGTGCGGCCGGGCAGCTCGAGGGCCAGCGGCACGCTGCTGCGCTCGACGGTCAGCGTGGCAACCTGGGGAACGGTGGCGGCTTTCGGAGCGGGGTCGGCACCGCAGCCGTACAGGGCCAGCGCGGCCGCGGCGCATGCGGCAGCCAGGCCCGCGCGGCGCCGGGGAAAGGAAAATGGCATGAATGGTCCGGATGACAGGTTAACGATGGAGTCCACCCCGCACTATGCCGCGTAGCGGCTGAAGGGGGAATGGCCGAATCATTAATTATCGTTAATCTGGGCGAAACACGGCGCGGACAAAACACGGCGCGGACAAAACACGGCGCTGCGTGGGCGCCGCCGCGGCATTGCCGCGGTTACCTGAGGCGCCGCCGGCTGTCGTCGCCGGACAGCACGCGGGCAATCGTTTCATCGGACAGCGCCTCGCGGCGCAGCAAGCGCTCGGCGCGGGCGGGATCCATCTTCCCGGCCAGGGCGATGGCGGCCTGTACCACCGCCGCGCGCACCACGTCGTGCCTTCGGCTGTCGACATGGTAGAAGCGGGGCGCCCTGGGTACTTCCTGTTCGCATGGCGCTTCACCGGTTGCCGGCGGACTGCGCCACACCACCGTCATCGTGGCGCGCGAACCGCCCGCCGCGAGCACGCGCGCGATGAGCGCCTCGGCGACGTGGGCATAACGCAGGTAGTCGATCGCTTCGTCGGTCCCGCGCAGCTTTTGCAGGACCACCGCGATATCGATCGTGCGCGCTGTGTCGGCATCGTGGCGTGCATCTCTCATTGCTCGGGTCTCCATCGCCGGCCGGCGTTCCGCCATCGGGAAACCGGCATGGGGCAGAGTAGCCCGCATTGCCCACTCATGCAAAGGGTATTTGGCACCGGCCGACGGCCGGGGAGCCGGCTGGCGGAAGCTTTTGTTGCGAAATGGTCACAGTATGGCCAGAAAATCGAACGTGCGTGCGGTCCGGCAGGCACTGCCGGGTGGCGCCTTGCCAGCTTCCTGGCCTGGCATCTGTCCGTTCATTCGACGGGGTGCCGGCCACTCGCCAACAGCGATCGGCAGGGCGTCGCCACTCCTGTACACGCCGAGAAACGGGCCTGGACAGCGCATGGCGAGCGGGGATCGCCCGGGTGCCCAGGCGAGCGGCCGGGAATGATGCGTGATACCAGTTTTGGTATCGAAAACCCCCAAAAATTGATTGGATCGATAATTTTCTACTCACTTAAGATGGATTCGCAGCACCATGAAACGTTGCCCACGCAGCGCATAAAAAAGACAGAACCACAGGAGATGCAGCATGAATGACACCGGAACCGGCGCGGTCCGCCCATCCCGCAATTTGAAAATGAAACTGTCGGTTGCCGCGCTGGCTGGCGCGGGCATCCTTTCCAGCGCGTCCGTGTGGGCACAGGATGCCCAGGTGGCGGCCGAGCAGCAGGCCACAGCGGCCACCACCGTCGTCGTCACCGGCGTGCGCCGCGCCGCCCAGAGCGCACAGGCGATCAAGCGCAATTCCGATGAAGTGATCGATTCGATCGTCGCCGAGGAAGCCGGCAAGTTCCCGGACAAGAACGTGGCCGAGATCCTGGGCCGCGTTTCGGGCGTGCAGATCCGCCGCGAATACGGCGAGGCGGCGAACGTCGTCATCCGCGGCCTGACCGGCCTGGTCACCCTGCTGAACGGCCGCGAAGTCTATACGTCGCGCGACCGGAGCCTGTACCTGGCCGACATTCCCACCACGATGCTCCAGCGCGTGGACGTGTACAAGACGCAGGGCGCCGAGATGGTGGAGGGCGGTACGGCCGGCGTGATCGACGTGCGCACCGCGCGCCCGTTCGACTTCAAGGGCTTCTCGGCCAACGTGCAGGGCCGCGTGGAAAACCGCGACAAGTCCAAGACCAACGATCCGCAGGCTTCCGGCACGATCAGCAACCGCTGGAAGGGCGACTTCGGCGAGATCGGCGCGCTGCTCGGCCTGTCGTACCAGAAGGGCAACTATCACGACGAAGTGACGTGGAACTCGCCTCCGGCCGCCGTGCTGGGCGCCGCCTCGCCGGTCACCGGACCGTTCGACCTGGGCCACGTGCTGTACCAGGGCAAGCGCGAGCGCACGGCCGCCAACTGGGCATTCCAGTGGCGCCCGAACCGTTCGCTGGAAATGTTCGCCGAAGGCTGGTCGACCCGCATCGACCACGACGCGCAGCGCCAGTTCTTCGTGTCCGGCCAGGCTTGGAGCCCGAACACGCAATACACGCTGATCCCGGGCACCAACCAGGTCGCCACGATGACGAGCGTGAATGCCAACCCGTTCACGCTGTCGTCGACCCAGGCGCCGAACGACGATTCGGAAACCCACCAGGGCGCGTTCGGCGCGCGCTGGAAAGTCAACGACGACTGGACCATCACCACCGAACTGGCGCGCACCAACAGCAAGTGGAAGCAGGACTTCCCGATTCTCGACCTGCTGACGTCTCCGCCGACGGTGGCCGGCGAAACCTACCGCAACGGTGGCGGCTACTTCACGTATCCGGGCTACGACATGGACAACCCGGCCAACTACCGCCTGCATACCTTCTTCGACAACTGGAGCAATGCCCGCGGCCAGTCGAACGACTGGCGCGTGGACGCCACGTGGAATCCCGGCTCGGATGGTTTCCTGAAGGAACTGAGCTTCGGCATGCGCCTGGCCGAACGCAAGGCGTCGTACCAGACCCAGAGCAACGGCCAGATCCTGGCCCCGGCGGGGTTGCCGGCGCCAGGTTCGCTGCCGGGCTTCGCTTGCCAGTCGATGGAGATGGCCAATGACTATGGCCTGGCCAGCTGGGTCACGCCGTGCGCGAGCTACATGCACGCCAACATGGACAAGCTGCGCCAGCTATACGGGCGCCCGGCCGGCAAGGGCCCGGCCGATCCGTTTTCGCTGTACACGAACCAGGAAGACACGAGCGCCCTCTACGGCAAGACGAAGTTCGGCTTCACCGTGGGCGGCGTCCCGGTCGAAGGCACGGCCGGCGTGCGGGTGGTGCGTACGGAACTGGACGTGAACGGCTTCAGCGGAATCTGGACGAACGGCGTGCTGAACCCCGTGGCCGTGAACAGGAAGACCAGCACCACCGACGCGCTGCCGAACCTGACGCTGAAAGCGATGGCGACCGAGGACGTGGTGCTGCGCCTCAACGCGGGCAAGGCGATCCAGCGCCCGGCGTTCGCCGATTTCAACCCGGGCACCACGTACAACGCGGGCGGTGGCGGCACGGTCGACCCGAACGGCAACGGCGGCAATCCGGACCTGAAACCGATCGAGGGCACCAATGTCGACGTGGCGGCCGAGTGGTATTTCGCGCCGACCGGCAGCCTGACGGCCACGCTGTTCAAGCACGACTTCAAGAACTACGTGATCCGCCGCCAGGACTTTGAAACGGTCAATGGCACGCGTTATCTCGTGGAACGCCCGCGCAATATGGAAGGTGGCGAGCTGAAAGGCATCGAACTCGCATACCGCCAGTTCTACGACTTCCTGCCGGGCTGGCTGAACGGTTTCGGGCTTGAGGCGAACTACACGTACATGCAGGGCCGCCTGGAAGACCGGGGCATCGAAAGCCCGTTCGTCAACATGTCGAAGAACGCCTACAACATCGTCGCGCTGTACGAGCGGGGCCCGTGGTCCGGCCGCCTGGCTTACAACTGGCGCTCGAAGTTCGTCGATACCTACAACTACCGCGGCCTGGGCTTCGACCTGATCGTCGACCCGATCAAGACCGCCGACGCGTCGATCACCTACAAGATCAACGACAAGATCGGCGTCACGCTGGACGTGGAAAACCTGACGGACCGAAAGTACAACGACTACCACGGCATCCCCAGCAACCCGCGCGACATCCGGCGCTATGACCGGGTAATCGGGCTGTCGATGCGCTGGGCGCTGTAACAGCAAGACGCAGCCTGGTGTCGGATGCCGAAAGGCACGGTGTCCGACACCAGAACGCCGCTGTCGCCGGCCGCATCCGGCAAAAAAAAGCCCCTGGAGAAATCCAGGGGCTTTTTCACGCGTGCAGTCGGATCAGAACTTGTACCGCAGCGTGGCGGAGACGCTGCGCGGCGCCTGGTACGTGATCGCGTTGAAGGCGGAGAACATGGCGTAGTGCGTCTTGTCGAACGCGTTGTCGATGTTCAGCTGGGCCGACAGGCGGTCGTTGATGTCGTAGCGCGCCATCAGGTTGACCAGCGCGAACGAGCCCTGCACGATCTGGCCGCTGGTATTGGCCGGCGCGGTCGGGTCGTTGGTCCAGGTGCGGCTTTCCCAGTTCGCGCCGCCACCCACCGTCAGCTTGCTCAACTCGCCGGGGAAGCGGTAGGTGGTGAATACGCGGAACGTCTTGCGCGGGTAGATGCTGTTGAACTCCAGGCCGGCGGCATCCTCGGCCTTGAAGTACGCATAGCCTGCCGTGGCGTTCCAGCCGCGTGCCAGTTCGCCCGACACTTCGGCCTCGAAGCCCTTGCTCTCCGCGCCTTCGGCGGCGCGGTAGTACGCTTCCGGCAGCAGCGGGCCGGTGCCGTCGCGGTCGATCATGCCCGCTTCCACGCCCAGCTTGTCCTGCTTGATGCGGAACACCGAGAACTGCGCGTTCAGGCGATTGTCCAGGAACGCGCCCTTGATGCCCGTTTCATAGCTCTTGCCGACCACCGGATCGAGCTGGCCGCCGTTGATGTCCTTCAGGTTCTGCGGCTGGAAGATGTCGGTGTAGCTGGCGTAGGCCGACCAGTTGCGGTCGATGTCGTAGACCAGGCCGGCGTACGGCGTCACTTCGCGGTTCTTCTTGATCGTGTACGCGGCGGTCCACAGGCCGTGGCCGGTCTTTTCATAGTTGCTGACGCGCGCGCCGATGATCACTTTCAGCGGATCGGCCAGCGAGAAGCGCACCACGCCGTACAGGCCTTCCTGTTTGGTTTCGCTGGTTTCGTAGAACGTGCGCGGTCCCCAGGACGGCTCCGGATAGGCGCCCGGGTTGAAGTTGTTGAAGTCGCCCACGGCCGAACTGACGTTGCCGTAGTTTGCGGCGCGGCTGTCGGAAACGAATTCCTGCTTCGAATGCAGGTAGCCGAATGCGGCTTCATGCTGGCGGCCGCCCAGTGCGAACGGGCCGCTCGCGTGCAGGCTGACGTCGTCCTGTTTCGAGCGCGTGTTGTACGAACCCGAGAAGTCGGACATGCCCAGGCCCGTCACGCGGTCGGGAATGCCCGACAGGTACAGCAGGTAGGAATCGCCCCGGCGATCGCCCCGGCTGAAGGAACCACGCACCTGCCAGCCGTTGGCGAAGTTGTGTTCCAGGTTGACGAAGGCGTTGTTGTAGCTGCTGCTCCACGTGGTCCAGTCGGCGGCGGTGGTCTTCGAGCGGTCCCAGTTGGTCGGCGTGCCATCCGTGTAGTAGTACGGCAGGCCGCCCCACATCGAGCCCTTCGGATCGGTTTCCTGGCGGCTGAAGCCGGCCGACAGCAGCGTGCCCGGCGCCAGGTCCGCCTCGATGGTGGCGAACACGGTCTTGTCCTTGTCTTCCAGGTAGTCGACCCAGCTGTCCGCCTGGCGGTACTCGCCGACCACGCGGGCGCGCACGCTGCCGCTCTGGTTCAGGCCCGTGCCCACGTCCACCATGGCGCGGCGCTCGTTCCAGCGGCCGATGCCCAGTTCGGCCGTGCCGCTCAGTTCCTTGCTGGTGGCGCGCTTGCGGATCAGGTTGATCGCGGCGGACGGATTGCCGGCGCCGGTCATCAGGCCGGTCGCGCCGCGCACCACTTCCACGCGCTCGTAGATGGCCAGGCTGCCCAGCGTTTCACCGGCGCTCCACGATTGTTCCCACGTCGTCGGGATGCCGTCGATCTGCAGGTTGGTGATGTCGAAGCCGCGCGCAGTGAAGCCGGCACGGTGCGTTTCATACTGGTTCACCGAGACACCGGTGGTGTTGTTGACCACGTCCGTAATGGTGGCCAGGCCCTGGTCTTCCATCCGTTCGCGGGTGATCACGGAAACCGCCTGCGGCGTTTCGCGGATCGACAGGCCCAGTGGCGTTGCGGTGCCCACCACGCGCGTGGTGTAGCCGTTGTCGCCGTCCTTCTGCGCCTGCACTTCGACGGTCGGCATGACCGGTTGCGCTTGTTCGGCGACCTGGGCGAGGGCGCCCAGCGGCATCGTGACGGTGAGGCCGGCCACCATCGAGAGGCGGCCCAGCTTGTGCCCGTGGGCCGGGCGGTGTTTCTTGTTCATGTTGTTGTCCAGTGATCGGTGCGGACGAGACGTGCACCGGTAGTCATTTTACTTAGGAACGTGAATGATAACGATTCGCATTCTTAAGTCAATGTAAACAATGTAACTGGACGACAATATTTTGAAGAGGGGAAGGGGGAACGCGCGGGCCGACGGGGGCCCTTCGGGACGGGTGTTGTCGGCACGTGCGCGCGACAACACCCTCGGTAAAATGGCAGTGCGCTACCCCAGCGCCGTCCACCGCGACCCGCCCCGGTCGCTCTCCAGCACGGCATCGATGAAGCGCATGCCGGCCACGCCATCGTCGACGGTCGGCAGGTCGGCGCTCTCCGCCGGCACGGGCAGCCCGGCATCCACGGCATGGATGCGCGCGGCGGCATCGCGGTACAGCTGCGCGAACGCTTCCAGGTAGCCTTCCGGGTGGCCGGACGGCACGCGCGTCGCGTGTTCCGCCGCGGCGCCGCGCACCCGGCCGCGGGTGAGCCGCTGGGCGCTGCCGCCCAGGGGCGTCAGCCACAGCTCGTTCGGGTTTTCCTGGTCGAAGGCGAGGCTGGCCTTCGAGCCGAACACGCGCAGCTTGAGCGCGTTTTCGCAGCCGGTCGCCATCTGGCTCGACCACAGCATGCCGCGCGCGCCGTTCGGGTAGCGCAGCATCACCTGCACGTGGTCGTCCAGCACGCGGTCCGGCGTGAACGAGTGCAGCTCGGCCAGCAGTTCGTTCGGCTGGATCCCGCTGACGAAGCCGGCCAGGTGGAACGCATGCGTGCCGATGTCGCTGGTGCAGCCGGTGGGGCCGGCCCGCTCCGGATCGTTGTGCCAGTTGGTGCGCTGGAATTGCTCGCTTTGCGGGCCCGCTTCGGCCATCCAGTCCTGCGCGTACTCGACGTGGATCAGCCGTACGTCGCCGATC belongs to Pseudoduganella albidiflava and includes:
- a CDS encoding efflux RND transporter periplasmic adaptor subunit, encoding MPFSFPRRRAGLAAACAAAALALYGCGADPAPKAATVPQVATLTVERSSVPLALELPGRTAPFLLAEVRARVDGIVQDRRFTEGADVRKGDPLYLIDPAPYRAALSSAQATLQRARANLVSSTSQLERYKVLVGGNAVSKQAFDNAEAAQLQAAADVAAAEAAVTTARINLGYTSVTAPIAGRSSVSQVTQGAYVQAGSATLLTTIQQLDPMYVDLQQSSAEGLALRRDIASGSLKLEGAGKAQVRLKLEDGSTYAHPGILEFSGVTVDRDTGSVTLRARFPNPDKLLLPGMFVRASVEQGVRQGVVRVPATAVTRNPQGEATVMLVGGGNKTEVRTVQASALVDGHWLVEHGLKDGERLIVSGVQKLRPGIVVTPRAAAPRRLATAPAAAAPPTAPAAR
- a CDS encoding TonB-dependent receptor, translating into MNDTGTGAVRPSRNLKMKLSVAALAGAGILSSASVWAQDAQVAAEQQATAATTVVVTGVRRAAQSAQAIKRNSDEVIDSIVAEEAGKFPDKNVAEILGRVSGVQIRREYGEAANVVIRGLTGLVTLLNGREVYTSRDRSLYLADIPTTMLQRVDVYKTQGAEMVEGGTAGVIDVRTARPFDFKGFSANVQGRVENRDKSKTNDPQASGTISNRWKGDFGEIGALLGLSYQKGNYHDEVTWNSPPAAVLGAASPVTGPFDLGHVLYQGKRERTAANWAFQWRPNRSLEMFAEGWSTRIDHDAQRQFFVSGQAWSPNTQYTLIPGTNQVATMTSVNANPFTLSSTQAPNDDSETHQGAFGARWKVNDDWTITTELARTNSKWKQDFPILDLLTSPPTVAGETYRNGGGYFTYPGYDMDNPANYRLHTFFDNWSNARGQSNDWRVDATWNPGSDGFLKELSFGMRLAERKASYQTQSNGQILAPAGLPAPGSLPGFACQSMEMANDYGLASWVTPCASYMHANMDKLRQLYGRPAGKGPADPFSLYTNQEDTSALYGKTKFGFTVGGVPVEGTAGVRVVRTELDVNGFSGIWTNGVLNPVAVNRKTSTTDALPNLTLKAMATEDVVLRLNAGKAIQRPAFADFNPGTTYNAGGGGTVDPNGNGGNPDLKPIEGTNVDVAAEWYFAPTGSLTATLFKHDFKNYVIRRQDFETVNGTRYLVERPRNMEGGELKGIELAYRQFYDFLPGWLNGFGLEANYTYMQGRLEDRGIESPFVNMSKNAYNIVALYERGPWSGRLAYNWRSKFVDTYNYRGLGFDLIVDPIKTADASITYKINDKIGVTLDVENLTDRKYNDYHGIPSNPRDIRRYDRVIGLSMRWAL
- a CDS encoding TonB-dependent siderophore receptor — encoded protein: MNKKHRPAHGHKLGRLSMVAGLTVTMPLGALAQVAEQAQPVMPTVEVQAQKDGDNGYTTRVVGTATPLGLSIRETPQAVSVITRERMEDQGLATITDVVNNTTGVSVNQYETHRAGFTARGFDITNLQIDGIPTTWEQSWSAGETLGSLAIYERVEVVRGATGLMTGAGNPSAAINLIRKRATSKELSGTAELGIGRWNERRAMVDVGTGLNQSGSVRARVVGEYRQADSWVDYLEDKDKTVFATIEADLAPGTLLSAGFSRQETDPKGSMWGGLPYYYTDGTPTNWDRSKTTAADWTTWSSSYNNAFVNLEHNFANGWQVRGSFSRGDRRGDSYLLYLSGIPDRVTGLGMSDFSGSYNTRSKQDDVSLHASGPFALGGRQHEAAFGYLHSKQEFVSDSRAANYGNVSSAVGDFNNFNPGAYPEPSWGPRTFYETSETKQEGLYGVVRFSLADPLKVIIGARVSNYEKTGHGLWTAAYTIKKNREVTPYAGLVYDIDRNWSAYASYTDIFQPQNLKDINGGQLDPVVGKSYETGIKGAFLDNRLNAQFSVFRIKQDKLGVEAGMIDRDGTGPLLPEAYYRAAEGAESKGFEAEVSGELARGWNATAGYAYFKAEDAAGLEFNSIYPRKTFRVFTTYRFPGELSKLTVGGGANWESRTWTNDPTAPANTSGQIVQGSFALVNLMARYDINDRLSAQLNIDNAFDKTHYAMFSAFNAITYQAPRSVSATLRYKF
- a CDS encoding Gfo/Idh/MocA family protein, producing the protein MSIINTKGSGTPLPRKLRLGMVGGGDGAFIGAVHRIAARLDDRYEVVAGALSSNPERALASGTALRFDPSRCYADYREMARAESQRPDGIDVVAIVTPNHLHAPVATAFLEAGIHVICDKPLGIATAEGEALAALAREKNRVFALTHTYTGYPMVRHARELVAAGEIGDVRLIHVEYAQDWMAEAGPQSEQFQRTNWHNDPERAGPTGCTSDIGTHAFHLAGFVSGIQPNELLAELHSFTPDRVLDDHVQVMLRYPNGARGMLWSSQMATGCENALKLRVFGSKASLAFDQENPNELWLTPLGGSAQRLTRGRVRGAAAEHATRVPSGHPEGYLEAFAQLYRDAAARIHAVDAGLPVPAESADLPTVDDGVAGMRFIDAVLESDRGGSRWTALG